From a single Bacillus gobiensis genomic region:
- the hxlA gene encoding 3-hexulose-6-phosphate synthase — MELQLALDLVNIPEAKKVVKEVQEHIDIVEIGTPVVINEGLKAVKEIKEEFPSLRVLADLKIMDAGAYEVMKASEAGADIITVLGATDDATIKGAVEEAKKQGAKILVDMINVKDLEQRAKEVDALGVDYICVHTGYDLQAEGENPFEQLQTIKRVVNNAKTAVAGGIKLATLPEVVQSQPDLVIVGGGITGNEDKKAVAAQMQNLIKQETFA; from the coding sequence ATGGAACTTCAATTAGCATTAGATCTTGTTAATATTCCTGAAGCAAAGAAAGTAGTAAAAGAGGTTCAAGAACACATTGATATCGTTGAAATCGGTACACCTGTGGTAATTAACGAAGGTCTCAAAGCCGTAAAAGAGATTAAGGAGGAATTTCCTTCTCTAAGAGTATTGGCTGATCTTAAAATTATGGATGCAGGTGCATATGAAGTAATGAAAGCTTCAGAAGCCGGCGCTGATATTATTACCGTTCTTGGAGCAACAGACGATGCGACAATCAAGGGGGCTGTGGAAGAGGCTAAAAAACAAGGAGCGAAAATCCTAGTTGACATGATTAATGTAAAAGACCTTGAACAACGTGCGAAAGAAGTTGACGCACTGGGAGTAGACTATATTTGTGTCCACACAGGTTATGACCTTCAAGCAGAGGGAGAAAATCCTTTTGAACAGCTTCAAACGATTAAGCGTGTCGTAAACAATGCGAAAACTGCAGTTGCAGGGGGAATTAAGTTAGCCACACTTCCGGAAGTGGTGCAATCACAACCCGACCTAGTTATTGTAGGTGGAGGTATTACAGGTAACGAAGATAAAAAAGCTGTGGCGGCACAAATGCAAAACTTAATTAAACAAGAAACTTTTGCATAA
- the hxlB gene encoding 6-phospho-3-hexuloisomerase — MQTTQYVNEIIEELNRSADLISSEEAEKLVDYILESKKVFVAGAGRSGFMAKSFAMRMMHMGLDAYVVGETVTPNLEKKDILIIGSGSGETKSLVSMAEKAKKLEATVALVTIFPDSTIGRMAEVSIKLAAQSKTETGSEYKTIQPMGSLFEQTLLLFFDAVILKVMEKKGMNSKTMFSRHANLE; from the coding sequence ATGCAGACAACCCAATACGTTAATGAAATTATCGAAGAGCTAAACCGTTCTGCTGATTTAATATCCAGTGAAGAAGCTGAAAAGCTGGTAGATTATATCCTCGAATCAAAGAAGGTTTTTGTGGCTGGGGCGGGGCGATCCGGATTTATGGCTAAGTCTTTCGCCATGCGGATGATGCACATGGGCTTAGACGCCTATGTCGTAGGAGAAACCGTTACTCCTAACCTGGAGAAGAAGGATATTTTGATTATCGGTTCTGGATCGGGAGAAACAAAGAGTCTGGTATCCATGGCTGAAAAAGCAAAAAAATTGGAAGCAACAGTAGCACTTGTCACAATATTTCCTGATTCCACTATTGGAAGAATGGCTGAAGTTTCTATTAAATTAGCGGCTCAATCTAAAACTGAAACAGGCAGTGAATATAAAACGATACAGCCAATGGGATCCCTATTCGAGCAAACTCTCTTATTATTCTTTGATGCTGTTATATTAAAGGTTATGGAGAAAAAAGGGATGAATTCGAAAACAATGTTTAGCAGACATGCCAATCTGGAGTAG
- a CDS encoding NAD(P)/FAD-dependent oxidoreductase → MKQDKMIYDITIIGGGPVGLFASFYGGMRNSSVKIIESLPQLGGQLSTLYPEKYIYDVAGFPKIRAKDLITGLKEQMAQFNPKICLQQTVKDLDIKEDGTIKLTTDIEEHLTRTVIITAGIGAFNARKIGLEGSEKYENKNIHYFIDDLEKFRNKKVMVCGGGDSAIDWALMLEPIAEKVILVHRREKFRAHEHSVTQLDSSNVTLKTPYVPVELVGNDDRINKVILERVTVGTEEAIEVDEVIINFGFVSSLGSIKNWGLEIEKNSIVVNSKMETNIPGVYAAGDICTFDGKVKLIATGLGEAPTAVNNAKSYLDPKAKVQPLHSTSVFA, encoded by the coding sequence ATGAAACAAGATAAGATGATATATGATATTACAATTATTGGTGGAGGTCCTGTAGGCCTATTTGCTTCTTTCTATGGAGGTATGCGAAATTCATCCGTAAAAATAATTGAAAGCTTACCTCAGCTTGGCGGGCAGCTCTCTACCCTATATCCAGAAAAATACATTTATGATGTAGCCGGATTTCCTAAAATTCGGGCAAAAGACTTAATCACGGGCTTAAAAGAACAGATGGCGCAGTTTAATCCAAAAATTTGTTTACAACAAACAGTGAAAGATCTTGATATTAAGGAAGACGGAACAATTAAACTCACCACTGATATAGAAGAGCATCTAACAAGAACAGTTATTATCACAGCAGGAATTGGAGCTTTTAACGCTAGAAAAATAGGGCTTGAAGGATCAGAAAAGTATGAGAATAAAAACATTCATTATTTCATCGATGACTTGGAGAAATTTCGTAACAAGAAAGTAATGGTTTGTGGAGGGGGAGATTCCGCTATTGATTGGGCACTTATGCTCGAACCAATTGCTGAGAAAGTCATTCTCGTTCACCGTAGGGAAAAATTCAGAGCACATGAACACAGTGTGACCCAATTAGATTCTTCGAACGTTACTTTAAAAACTCCTTATGTTCCAGTGGAATTAGTTGGAAACGATGATAGGATTAACAAAGTAATTTTAGAAAGGGTGACAGTAGGCACTGAAGAAGCCATTGAGGTTGATGAAGTAATTATTAACTTTGGTTTTGTATCTTCTCTTGGTTCTATTAAGAATTGGGGGTTAGAAATTGAAAAAAATTCGATTGTTGTCAATTCCAAGATGGAAACTAATATCCCCGGAGTGTACGCTGCCGGAGACATTTGTACATTTGACGGAAAAGTAAAATTGATAGCGACTGGTCTTGGAGAGGCACCTACTGCTGTAAATAACGCTAAATCCTATTTAGATCCAAAAGCAAAAGTTCAGCCGCTTCATAGCACTTCTGTATTTGCTTAA
- a CDS encoding GH25 family lysozyme, with the protein MSVWNATKGIDVSHLRGNIDWKNVEADGLEFAFIKATESIITR; encoded by the coding sequence GTGAGTGTTTGGAATGCTACAAAGGGTATTGATGTTTCACACTTGCGGGGGAACATTGACTGGAAGAATGTTGAGGCAGACGGCTTAGAATTTGCATTTATCAAAGCAACAGAAAGCATCATAACACGATGA